In Haematobia irritans isolate KBUSLIRL chromosome 1, ASM5000362v1, whole genome shotgun sequence, a genomic segment contains:
- the LOC142220986 gene encoding uncharacterized protein LOC142220986 isoform X1, producing MKFLSKNKLLMSLSKLELEPDLDSIQKSMKDEVEYASYVVPDGRSPKFWWSEELKVGFRRQWAAAKKARLFPSYNNLEDARKATEHWKNMVAEAKKKCYLAKLDEINKSPNTKNAWKFINNIRGRNNPTRSIWNDENNAVYLEHLKNQVTGENVIIDFPLVNHFIEPFDFEEFILCLSGKRSQSAGGHDGITYNMIKSLSGISKRALLTAMNNAFLTNTIRDDWRIIKIVPIPKPKKNHNDPKNFRPISLISVFLKCINLMVKERISVHFDSVDIIPRRSFAYKKNSSTSTCINELLHRVALLKANNFKVVILSLDICDAYNCVKIDMLQRKLILSGLDTAYCNWIINFLSHRILKLSNSEVSVYNGLPQGSCLSPLLFNLYTASLHTLEDGNTTIFQYADDFIIMSYHRDFAEARSNLIDKVREFMDTCRNLNLSFNPSKSNTMYFAKNGFKNIDMVIDGTRVEQTKKLRFLGRIVTNSLSIKDHYDSISKETQNRVNMLKCLTSIRGGLHPNVALNVYKSIVRSKIEYVRTTAADAPKSINKRVERLQTDMLRRSLGVARSSPTHIVYALAHELPPEFRAVYLTAKELIKVQSRDKVLYDLVSDNPKVNSSYSYVYYEFPQIFDSIEHISNSLTSRKVTVRLNLLPNGKNNYPIDILKSIYLSEIDGYKNFNFTIFATDASVSTNSIGCGIVNVSTNQRFLFRIGFAASSTFGELWALVKALEIAIEHEDDKCVLFTDSLAACKIIASENTNNYIAATFHQKLQDSNINKCHIVWIPGHRGLNINELADETAKLAAECGAPLNPKLTPEEGLNKIRTALWNNWNLEFKKISLCKSIKASKLFEDVRIKPWFSKYMFNPQETKIINRLHTARTYDKPFLLKIGAISSDVCNECLDAESTHHTIFDCTKFDALRLKYNLTNRFTDVYDILATKDIDLYKSLVNFIIETNVSI from the coding sequence ATGAAATTTCTATCCAAAAATAAACTTCTGATGTCGCTTTCGAAGTTGGAGCTTGAGCCGGATTTGGATAGTATACAAAAGTCTATGAAAGATGAAGTTGAGTATGCCTCATATGTTGTTCCAGATGGACGTAGCCCAAAGTTTTGGTGGAGTGAGGAACTCAAGGTTGGGTTTCGCAGGCAGTGGGCGGCTGCTAAGAAAGCCAGGCTTTTTCCCTCGTATAACAATCTTGAAGATGCTAGAAAAGCGACTGAGCACTGGAAGAATATGGTGGCTGAGGCCAAGAAAAAGTGTTATCTTGCCAAACTAGATGAAATCAACAAGTCTCCCAACACTAAAAATGCCTGGAAGTTTATTAATAACATCCGTGGAAGAAATAATCCTACTAGATCTATTTGGAATGATGAAAATAATGCTGTATACTTGGAGCACCTTAAAAATCAAGTTACTGGTGAGAATGTGATTATTGATTTTCCTTTGGTTAATCACTTCATTGAACCATTTGATTTTGAAGAGTTTATTTTGTGTCTATCTGGAAAAAGGTCTCAGTCGGCTGGAGGACATGATGGAATAACGTATAATATGATTAAATCTCTCTCGGGCATTTCCAAACGCGCTTTGTTAACAGCTATGAACAATGCTTTTTTGACTAACACCATTCGAGATGATTGgagaattataaaaattgtgcCTATACCAAAACCGAAAAAGAATCATAATGACCCTAAAAACTTTCGGCCAATATCATTGATATCGGTGTTTCTaaaatgtattaatttaatGGTGAAAGAAAGAATCTCAGTACACTTTGACAGTGTGGATATTATACCCAGAAGATCATTTGCATACAAAAAGAATTCTTCCACAAGTACATGTATTAATGAACTCTTGCATAGAGTTGCCTTGCTTAAGGCCAACAACTTCAAGGTTGTTATTCTGTCTCTTGATATATGTGATGCTtataattgtgtcaagattgatATGCTACAGAGAAAACTCATCCTTTCAGGTTTGGATACTGCGTACTGTAACTGGATCATTAATTTTCTCTCTCACAGAATACTGAAGTTGAGTAATTCGGAGGTGTCTGTGTACAATGGGTTGCCACAAGGTAGTTGTCTGTCGCCACTGCTGTTTAACTTATACACTGCCAGTCTTCATACCCTTGAGGATGGCAATACAACTATTTTTCAATATGCAGATGACTTCATCATAATGTCGTATCACCGTGATTTTGCTGAGGCTAGATCGAACCTTATTGACAAGGTAAGAGAATTCATGGACACCTGTAGAAATCTTAATTTATCCTTTAATCCATCCAAATCGAACACAAtgtattttgctaaaaatggttttaaaaatattgatatggTTATCGATGGTACTAGAGTTGAGCAGAcgaaaaaactgcgatttctaggcAGAATTGTCACGAATTCCTTGTCGATAAAGGACCATTATGATTCTATTTCAAAGGAGACGCAGAATCGTGTAAACATGCTTAAGTGCCTCACTTCTATTCGAGGGGGTTTGCATCCCAATGTTGCGTTGAATGTGTATAAAAGCATTGTTAGATCAAAGATAGAATATGTGAGAACCACAGCGGCAGATGCCCCGAAGAGTATTAATAAAAGAGTGGAAAGATTACAGACTGACATGTTAAGGAGAAGTCTAGGTGTTGCCAGATCTTCCCCCACACATATTGTTTATGCATTGGCTCATGAACTCCCCCCAGAGTTTAGAGCAGTGTACCTGACAGCGAAAGAACTCATTAAGGTGCAATCCAGAGATAAGGTGCTGTATGATCTAGTGTCTGATAATCCAAAAGTCAACTCCAGCTACAGTTACGTATATTAtgaatttcctcaaatttttgATAGTATTGAGCACATTTCTAACTCCTTGACATCTAGAAAAGTTACTGTCAGACTCAACCTATTGCCTAATGGGAAGAATAACTATCCCATAGATATATTAAAGTCCATCTACCTCAGCGAAATTGatggctataaaaattttaattttactatttttgctacTGATGCTTCTGTTTCTACTAACTCTATTGGCTGTGGTATTGTCAATGTATCCACAAATCAACGATTTCTTTTCAGAATTGGTTTTGCTGCCTCATCCACTTTTGGGGAACTATGGGCATTAGTCAAGGCTCTGGAGATTGCCATTGAACATGAAGATGACAAGTGTGTACTGTTCACGGATAGCCTTGCTGCATGCAAGATTATTGCCAGTGAAAACACCAACAACTACATTGCCGCTACATTTCATCAAAAACTTCAAGATTCTAACATCAATAAATGCCATATTGTCTGGATTCCTGGTCATAGAGGACTGAACATAAATGAGTTAGCAGATGAAACAGCCAAACTTGCTGCAGAGTGTGGGGCACCCCTTAACCCTAAACTCACTCCTGAAGAAGGCCTAAACAAAATCCGAACAGCTCTATGGAATAATTGGAATTtagaattcaagaaaatttctctCTGCAAAAGCATCAAAGCCAGCAAATTATTTGAAGATGTTAGAATAAAGCCGTGGTTTTCGAAGTATATGTTCAACCCCCAAGAAACCAAAATCATCAATCGATTGCACACAGCCCGTACGTATGACAAaccttttcttttaaaaattggagcTATCAGCTCAGATGTCTGCAACGAATGTTTGGATGCGGAATCAACAcatcatacaatttttgattgTACAAAATTCGATGCTCTAAgactgaaatacaatttaactaATCGTTTTACTGATGTTTATGACATCCTGGCTACAAAGGACATAGATTTATATAAATCTCTcgttaattttattattgaaacTAACGTTTCAATTTAA
- the LOC142238645 gene encoding uncharacterized protein LOC142238645 has product MAEYQNVPAAGDDLNTESVEVLRERLNTMKRLMAERTAQQQDNPASTEEIWSTTRRHTSTGIIDGNFLSMAFGGALLVIVSVSVYAFYNLYHAILKKFPSKHEEL; this is encoded by the exons atggcTGAATATCAAAATGTGCCTGCAGCTGGAG atGATTTAAACACAGAATCTGTGGAAGTATTACGTGAACGCTTAAATACCATGAAACGATTGATGGCCGAAAGAACTGCCCAACAACAAGATAATCCTGCTAGCACAGAAGAAATTTGGTCCACTACTAGGCGTCATACATCAACTGGAATCATTGATGGTAATTTTCTCAGTATGGCTTTTGGCGGTGCTTTATTAGTTATAGTTTCAGTATCGGTATATGCTTTTTACAATTTGTATCATGccattctaaagaaatttcccTCGAAACACGAAGAGttgtaa
- the l(3)05822 gene encoding SH3 domain-containing lethal (3) 05822: protein MTLPTRPAPAPPGSRGQVAAATANASLEQLRLQLQQQEQYQQHQNVTVPKLTIKLPPPPKGPNQNGLTSINGFSTTNNNNAGSSGGGGSITRKFPQARYAPATNWDDSPFDILSGNGNGNIKKQPPPRPPPPKIQPKKHLAPNPSTVQQPTSILSNIFHRKKSSRAPTPNSASRIYGAATYGTTTSMSSSSSSSFTNTSTSTSQITQHNSWNSAWNTQSLSTSTNNHSTTTTTSDAQLISFDSPPSSPTFTQKSNSDCLSVDSFSSDSNFSSPNNGSVSQPESGFEDDFSAAGRSRPATTSPLDPWETIEAFGPGPDSTQQPRYGSIGTAPVRNLNTINTRLQTNGDNPLCNGKSLLPPAPALNMPTIIKPKISQKPKAPKPPTFTKPYGVSLCSDLPTPPSPPMPQCAPPPPPPTVTSSSLSYTSSSTPTVSLLDVISGKADALQLYPSAAGQMDNYGTAATSDEQPYGIALYDFQSTEEGDLCFRENEKIYLLEKASDTWFKGRTRSGCEGIFPANYIEIKVPLSSSSNRNISNNHQPSTTNYSSTSKTYPTSTITNNDLTVRSLYNFPAEVDGDLDLKENDMVTILYRINEDWLYGEVNGRQGQFPANFLEYVPSNIPMP from the exons ATGACCTTACCAACACGTCCAGCACCTGCACCACCTGGATCTCGAGGACAGGTTGCTGCAGCTACTGCTAATGCTAGTTTAGAGCAGCTTCGTTTACAATTACAACAACAGGAACAATATCAACAACATCAAAATGTCACTGTACCAAAGTTAACAATTAAATTACCACCACCTCCAAAAGGTCCTAATCAAAACGGGTTGACGTCAATTAATGGATTCTCAACAACGAATAACAATAATGCGGGCAGTAGTGGCGGTGGAGGTTCAATAACGAGAAAATTTCCTCAGGCCCGTTATGCACCAGCAACAAATTGGGATGATTCGCCTTTCGATATTTTAAGTGGTAATGGAAATGGTAACATTAAGAAACAACCTCCTCCAAGGCCCCCACCACCAAAAATACAGCCCAAAAAGCATTTAGCACCTAATCCTTCCACTGTACAACAACCGACTAGCATCTTGAGTAATATATTCCATCGTAAAAAATCCTCTAGAGCTCCAACGCCAAACTCGGCATCGCGTATATATGGGGCTGCAACCTATGGTACAACAACATCGatgtcatcatcatcgtcgtcctCGTTCACAAATACATCAACATCCACATCACAAATAACTCAACATAATTCTTGGAATAGTGCGTGGAATACACAAAGTCTCAGTACATCTACGAATAATCACAGCACAACTACTACAACTAGTGATGCCCAACTTATCAGTTTTGATTCTCCTCCAAGTTCTCCAACATTTACACAAAAATCCAATAGTGATTGCCTGAGTGTTGATAGCTTTAGTTCCGATTCAAATTTTAGCTCACCCAATAATGGCAGCGTGTCACAGCCTGAAAGTGGTTTTGAAGATGATTTTTCGGCAGCTGGACGTTCTCGACCCGCCACAACAAGTCCTTTGGATCCATGGGAGACGATAGAAGCCTTTGGCCCTGGACCGGATTCAACGCAACAACCTCGCTATGGCAGTATAGGTACTGCTCCCGTCAGAAATCTCAATACGATAAATACACGCCTACAAACAAACGGTGATAATCCGCTGTGTAATGGTAAAAGTCTATTGCCCCCTGCACCTGCACTTAATATGCCTACTATAATTAAGCCAAAAATCTCACAAAAACCTAAAGCTCCCAAACCACCAACATTTACGAAACCATACGGGGTTTCATTGTGTTCCGATTTGCCTACACCCCCATCTCCGCCCATGCCACAATGTgctccaccaccaccaccgccaACGGTGACATCATCATCTTTATCATATACATCGAGTTCAACACCCACAGTATCACTACTCGatgttatttcaggaaaagccgATGCACTACAGTTATATCCCTCCGCTGCTGGTCAAATGGATAATTATGGTACTGCTGCAACATCAGATGAACAACCATATGGTATAGCTCTTTACGATTTCCAGAGTACAGAGGAAGGAGATTTATGTTTTAGG GAAAATGAAAAGATTTATTTGTTAGAAAAAGCAAGTGATACATGGTTCAAGGGACGTACTCGTTCAGGCTGTGAGGGCATTTTCCCAGCAAATTATATTGAAATCAAAGTGCCACTTTCATCAAGTTCTAACAGAAATATAAGCAACAATCATCAGCCCTCAACGACGAATTATAGTTCCACATCGAAAACATATCCAACATCAACAATTACAAATAATGATTTGACTGTTAGATCGCTATATAATTTTCCAGCTGAGGTTGATGGTGATTTAGATCTAAAA GAAAACGATATGGTTACCATATTATATAGAATCAATGAAGACTGGTTATATGGTGAAGTTAATGGCAGACAAGGACAATTTCCCGCAAACTTCCTTGAATATGTGCCATCCAATATCCCAATGccttaa
- the LOC142220986 gene encoding uncharacterized protein LOC142220986 isoform X2, which produces MINFNLVQKFRPDGYGGVAIALRKYIKFSRIVFETEFDIIIVKTSNLHTNFTIASVYFPPSMPLYILAGEVGRLCNFLDRHENVILMGDFNARNTVWGDNISNRKGKELETIFSYSRLKCINSNNITFRRNDESDGSVLDLTFISTCLEGTWTVSDCYLGGSRHFPITVVIDSRKKSKMKFLSKNKLLMSLSKLELEPDLDSIQKSMKDEVEYASYVVPDGRSPKFWWSEELKVGFRRQWAAAKKARLFPSYNNLEDARKATEHWKNMVAEAKKKCYLAKLDEINKSPNTKNAWKFINNIRGRNNPTRSIWNDENNAVYLEHLKNQVTGLDTAYCNWIINFLSHRILKLSNSEVSVYNGLPQGSCLSPLLFNLYTASLHTLEDGNTTIFQYADDFIIMSYHRDFAEARSNLIDKVREFMDTCRNLNLSFNPSKSNTMYFAKNGFKNIDMVIDGTRVEQTKKLRFLGRIVTNSLSIKDHYDSISKETQNRVNMLKCLTSIRGGLHPNVALNVYKSIVRSKIEYVRTTAADAPKSINKRVERLQTDMLRRSLGVARSSPTHIVYALAHELPPEFRAVYLTAKELIKVQSRDKVLYDLVSDNPKVNSSYSYVYYEFPQIFDSIEHISNSLTSRKVTVRLNLLPNGKNNYPIDILKSIYLSEIDGYKNFNFTIFATDASVSTNSIGCGIVNVSTNQRFLFRIGFAASSTFGELWALVKALEIAIEHEDDKCVLFTDSLAACKIIASENTNNYIAATFHQKLQDSNINKCHIVWIPGHRGLNINELADETAKLAAECGAPLNPKLTPEEGLNKIRTALWNNWNLEFKKISLCKSIKASKLFEDVRIKPWFSKYMFNPQETKIINRLHTARTYDKPFLLKIGAISSDVCNECLDAESTHHTIFDCTKFDALRLKYNLTNRFTDVYDILATKDIDLYKSLVNFIIETNVSI; this is translated from the exons atgattAATTTCAATCTTGTTCAGAAATTCAGACCTGATGGCTATGGGGGTGTAGCCATTGCTCTgaggaaatatataaaattttccagaatcgTATTTGAAACTGAATTTGACATAATAATTGTCAAAACCAGTAATCttcatacaaattttacaattgCGTCGGTTTACTTCCCTCCGTCTATGCCATTGTATATTCTGGCTGGTGAAGTAGGAAGACTATGCAATTTTTTAGATAGACATGAGAATGTTATTCTGATGGGAGACTTCAATGCTCGTAACACTGTTTGGGGAGATAATATCTCCAATAGAAAAGGGAAAGAACTGGAAACCATTTTTAGCTACTCTAGATTAAAATGCATCAATTCCAATAACATCACTTTCAGAAGGAATGACGAGTCTGATGGTTCGGTGCTCGATCTCACTTTCATTAGTACATGTTTGGAGGGAACATGGACTGTGAGCGACTGTTATCTTGGTGGCAGCAGACACTTTCCCATTACGGTTGTCATAGATTCAAGGAAAAAATCAAAGATGAAATTTCTATCCAAAAATAAACTTCTGATGTCGCTTTCGAAGTTGGAGCTTGAGCCGGATTTGGATAGTATACAAAAGTCTATGAAAGATGAAGTTGAGTATGCCTCATATGTTGTTCCAGATGGACGTAGCCCAAAGTTTTGGTGGAGTGAGGAACTCAAGGTTGGGTTTCGCAGGCAGTGGGCGGCTGCTAAGAAAGCCAGGCTTTTTCCCTCGTATAACAATCTTGAAGATGCTAGAAAAGCGACTGAGCACTGGAAGAATATGGTGGCTGAGGCCAAGAAAAAGTGTTATCTTGCCAAACTAGATGAAATCAACAAGTCTCCCAACACTAAAAATGCCTGGAAGTTTATTAATAACATCCGTGGAAGAAATAATCCTACTAGATCTATTTGGAATGATGAAAATAATGCTGTATACTTGGAGCACCTTAAAAATCAAGTTACTG GTTTGGATACTGCGTACTGTAACTGGATCATTAATTTTCTCTCTCACAGAATACTGAAGTTGAGTAATTCGGAGGTGTCTGTGTACAATGGGTTGCCACAAGGTAGTTGTCTGTCGCCACTGCTGTTTAACTTATACACTGCCAGTCTTCATACCCTTGAGGATGGCAATACAACTATTTTTCAATATGCAGATGACTTCATCATAATGTCGTATCACCGTGATTTTGCTGAGGCTAGATCGAACCTTATTGACAAGGTAAGAGAATTCATGGACACCTGTAGAAATCTTAATTTATCCTTTAATCCATCCAAATCGAACACAAtgtattttgctaaaaatggttttaaaaatattgatatggTTATCGATGGTACTAGAGTTGAGCAGAcgaaaaaactgcgatttctaggcAGAATTGTCACGAATTCCTTGTCGATAAAGGACCATTATGATTCTATTTCAAAGGAGACGCAGAATCGTGTAAACATGCTTAAGTGCCTCACTTCTATTCGAGGGGGTTTGCATCCCAATGTTGCGTTGAATGTGTATAAAAGCATTGTTAGATCAAAGATAGAATATGTGAGAACCACAGCGGCAGATGCCCCGAAGAGTATTAATAAAAGAGTGGAAAGATTACAGACTGACATGTTAAGGAGAAGTCTAGGTGTTGCCAGATCTTCCCCCACACATATTGTTTATGCATTGGCTCATGAACTCCCCCCAGAGTTTAGAGCAGTGTACCTGACAGCGAAAGAACTCATTAAGGTGCAATCCAGAGATAAGGTGCTGTATGATCTAGTGTCTGATAATCCAAAAGTCAACTCCAGCTACAGTTACGTATATTAtgaatttcctcaaatttttgATAGTATTGAGCACATTTCTAACTCCTTGACATCTAGAAAAGTTACTGTCAGACTCAACCTATTGCCTAATGGGAAGAATAACTATCCCATAGATATATTAAAGTCCATCTACCTCAGCGAAATTGatggctataaaaattttaattttactatttttgctacTGATGCTTCTGTTTCTACTAACTCTATTGGCTGTGGTATTGTCAATGTATCCACAAATCAACGATTTCTTTTCAGAATTGGTTTTGCTGCCTCATCCACTTTTGGGGAACTATGGGCATTAGTCAAGGCTCTGGAGATTGCCATTGAACATGAAGATGACAAGTGTGTACTGTTCACGGATAGCCTTGCTGCATGCAAGATTATTGCCAGTGAAAACACCAACAACTACATTGCCGCTACATTTCATCAAAAACTTCAAGATTCTAACATCAATAAATGCCATATTGTCTGGATTCCTGGTCATAGAGGACTGAACATAAATGAGTTAGCAGATGAAACAGCCAAACTTGCTGCAGAGTGTGGGGCACCCCTTAACCCTAAACTCACTCCTGAAGAAGGCCTAAACAAAATCCGAACAGCTCTATGGAATAATTGGAATTtagaattcaagaaaatttctctCTGCAAAAGCATCAAAGCCAGCAAATTATTTGAAGATGTTAGAATAAAGCCGTGGTTTTCGAAGTATATGTTCAACCCCCAAGAAACCAAAATCATCAATCGATTGCACACAGCCCGTACGTATGACAAaccttttcttttaaaaattggagcTATCAGCTCAGATGTCTGCAACGAATGTTTGGATGCGGAATCAACAcatcatacaatttttgattgTACAAAATTCGATGCTCTAAgactgaaatacaatttaactaATCGTTTTACTGATGTTTATGACATCCTGGCTACAAAGGACATAGATTTATATAAATCTCTcgttaattttattattgaaacTAACGTTTCAATTTAA